In Crocosphaera sp. UHCC 0190, a genomic segment contains:
- a CDS encoding Hsp70 family protein, with translation MSYAIDFGTSNTIITRLNPVTATPEMVKLPGVCQQLGNNPPLIPSLVYIENAEQAQILVGQKVRDRGLDLSNNPRFFRQFKRGIGANIQGFLPELDGQSITFEQVGEWFLSDLIKQIKNESVTPLDSLVLTVPVDSFETYRHWLSQVCLGWNIEQIRLLDEPTAAALGYGKTEESLLLVVDFGGGTIDLSLVQLGVENKQQNQGFILKWGQKFLGESSGQKAKLARVLAKAGSNLGGSDIDDWLINYFADTQNLPKSSLTLRLAERLKVKLSSEIEANEVYFNDQTFESYELALHREQFETILKEQQFFEKLDELMTQVLQQARRNGIEKTDIDGVLLVGGTVQIPSVQTWVKQYFEESKIKCDRPFEAIAQGALQLAQGFEVKDFLYHSYGIRYWNRRKNCHSWHPIIKSGQAYPMSNPIEIMLGASIENQPSIELIIGELGAETGGTEVYFDGDRLVTRSISNGETNVQPLNDRDGARTIAQLDPLGSPGSDRIKLQFWVDNQGFLRINVEDLLTQNQLANNQIVTQLS, from the coding sequence GTGTCCTACGCCATTGACTTCGGTACCAGCAACACCATAATTACCCGTTTAAACCCTGTCACGGCAACCCCAGAAATGGTTAAACTGCCAGGAGTTTGTCAACAATTGGGGAATAATCCCCCTTTAATTCCGAGTTTAGTCTATATTGAAAATGCGGAGCAAGCGCAAATATTAGTGGGTCAAAAAGTACGAGATCGCGGTTTGGATTTATCTAATAATCCGCGATTTTTTCGACAGTTTAAGCGAGGTATTGGGGCAAATATTCAAGGTTTTTTGCCGGAATTAGATGGTCAATCAATTACTTTTGAGCAAGTGGGAGAATGGTTTTTAAGTGATTTAATTAAACAGATAAAGAATGAAAGTGTTACGCCCTTAGATTCTTTGGTTTTAACGGTTCCTGTTGATAGTTTTGAAACCTATCGTCATTGGTTAAGTCAAGTTTGTCTAGGGTGGAATATTGAACAGATTAGACTATTAGATGAACCCACAGCAGCAGCATTAGGCTACGGAAAAACTGAAGAAAGTTTATTATTAGTGGTAGATTTTGGGGGAGGAACAATTGATTTATCTTTGGTGCAGTTAGGGGTAGAAAACAAACAACAAAATCAAGGATTTATTTTAAAGTGGGGGCAAAAATTCTTAGGAGAAAGTTCAGGACAGAAAGCGAAACTTGCCCGTGTTTTAGCGAAAGCTGGCTCAAATTTAGGGGGTTCAGATATTGATGATTGGTTGATTAATTATTTTGCTGATACTCAAAATTTACCCAAATCTTCTTTAACTTTAAGATTAGCAGAACGGCTAAAAGTTAAATTATCTTCTGAAATTGAAGCCAATGAAGTCTATTTTAATGATCAAACCTTTGAGAGTTATGAATTAGCTTTACACCGAGAACAATTTGAAACTATTTTAAAAGAACAGCAATTTTTTGAGAAATTAGATGAATTAATGACTCAAGTTTTGCAACAAGCAAGACGAAATGGTATTGAAAAAACGGATATTGATGGGGTGTTATTAGTGGGGGGAACGGTACAAATTCCCTCAGTACAAACTTGGGTTAAACAATACTTTGAAGAGTCAAAAATTAAATGCGATCGCCCCTTTGAAGCCATTGCCCAAGGAGCCTTACAATTAGCCCAAGGATTTGAGGTCAAAGACTTCTTATATCATAGTTATGGTATCAGATATTGGAACCGTCGTAAAAACTGTCATAGTTGGCATCCTATCATCAAATCAGGGCAAGCTTATCCGATGAGTAACCCCATAGAAATTATGTTAGGAGCATCAATTGAAAATCAACCTAGTATAGAATTAATTATCGGGGAATTAGGGGCAGAAACAGGGGGAACAGAAGTTTATTTTGATGGTGATCGTTTGGTGACTCGTTCTATTAGTAATGGAGAGACAAATGTACAACCGTTAAATGATCGAGATGGGGCGCGAACCATTGCTCAATTAGATCCTTTAGGTTCCCCTGGAAGTGATAGAATTAAGTTACAATTTTGGGTAGATAATCAGGGATTTTTAAGGATTAATGTGGAAGATTTATTGACACAAAATCAGTTAGCCAATAATCAAATTGTTACTCAATTAAGTTAA
- the sds gene encoding solanesyl diphosphate synthase: MISTTSLFSPVDNDLRLLTENLKRLVGARHPILGAAAEHLFDAGGKRIRPAIVLLVSRATMLEREITPRHRRLAEITEMIHTASLVHDDVVDEAELRRNVPTVNSLFDNRIAVLAGDFLFAQSSWYLANLDNLEVVKLLSEVIRDFAEGEILQGINRFDTSLTLDAYLEKSYYKTASLIANSAKSAGILSDVSTEVIDNLYAYGRYLGLAFQIVDDILDFTSSTEVLGKPAGSDLISGNITAPALYAMEETPYLETLIEREFSEPGDIEKALSIVKESHGIERSRELAAYHAQLALKHLDCLQPSVSAQSLTDLADYALSRLY; encoded by the coding sequence ATGATCTCAACCACCTCTCTATTTTCTCCCGTTGACAACGATTTGCGCCTTCTAACAGAGAACTTAAAACGTTTAGTGGGGGCCCGTCATCCCATTCTAGGAGCGGCTGCTGAACATCTGTTTGATGCTGGGGGTAAGCGGATTCGTCCAGCTATTGTCTTGTTAGTTTCACGGGCCACTATGCTGGAGCGTGAAATTACCCCACGTCATCGTAGATTAGCAGAAATTACGGAAATGATCCATACAGCTAGTCTTGTCCATGATGATGTGGTCGATGAAGCAGAATTACGGCGTAATGTTCCCACAGTCAACAGTTTATTTGATAACCGAATTGCGGTGTTAGCTGGGGATTTTTTATTTGCTCAATCTTCTTGGTATTTAGCTAATTTAGATAATTTAGAAGTAGTGAAACTGCTATCAGAAGTGATTCGAGATTTTGCTGAAGGAGAAATTCTTCAAGGCATTAATCGCTTTGATACCAGTTTAACCTTGGATGCTTATTTAGAAAAAAGCTACTACAAAACTGCTTCTTTAATTGCCAATAGTGCCAAATCAGCAGGGATTTTAAGTGATGTATCCACAGAAGTCATCGATAATCTTTATGCCTACGGACGTTATTTAGGATTAGCATTTCAGATAGTGGATGATATCTTAGATTTTACCTCATCAACTGAGGTTTTAGGCAAACCCGCAGGCTCAGATTTAATCAGTGGAAATATTACTGCCCCTGCTTTATATGCCATGGAGGAAACCCCCTATTTAGAAACATTAATTGAACGAGAATTTAGTGAGCCAGGAGACATTGAAAAGGCGTTATCTATTGTGAAAGAAAGTCACGGCATTGAGCGATCGCGGGAATTAGCCGCTTATCATGCTCAATTGGCTCTCAAACACCTTGATTGTCTGCAACCGTCTGTTTCTGCTCAGTCGTTAACTGATTTAGCGGATTATGCTTTGAGTCGTCTTTATTAA
- the murI gene encoding glutamate racemase, with the protein MREIQNSPIGIFDSGVGGLTVLRELYRQLPQESILYFADTARLPYGNRPSGEILQFVREILTWMAQQNVKMVIMACNTSSALALEAVRQEFDFPILGVILPGAKAAVKQGQRIGVISTPATAKSNAYRQAIQEIDPNAQVWQIPCPEFVPLIEQNRIWEPYTKQMAQLYLQPLLARNIDTLVYGCTHYRHLETVIKGIVPPTVNLIDPARYVVQAAEKELKLMALGQTRPALPTRFAVSGCPQTFSQLSQQWLGYHPTVESVSLPTMVTAAVTWEEVEMLE; encoded by the coding sequence ATGAGAGAGATTCAAAACAGTCCGATTGGTATTTTCGATAGTGGTGTGGGTGGATTGACTGTTTTACGGGAACTTTACCGACAGTTGCCCCAGGAATCCATTCTTTATTTTGCTGATACGGCTAGACTTCCCTATGGTAATCGTCCTTCTGGCGAGATTTTACAATTTGTTCGGGAAATTTTGACTTGGATGGCCCAACAAAATGTTAAAATGGTCATCATGGCCTGCAATACGAGTTCTGCCCTGGCCTTGGAAGCAGTACGTCAAGAGTTTGATTTTCCCATTTTAGGGGTGATTTTACCAGGAGCAAAGGCGGCCGTTAAACAAGGTCAACGCATCGGGGTGATTTCTACACCAGCAACCGCTAAAAGCAATGCTTACCGTCAAGCGATTCAAGAAATTGATCCCAATGCCCAAGTTTGGCAAATCCCTTGTCCTGAGTTTGTGCCACTAATTGAACAAAACCGCATTTGGGAACCCTACACGAAACAGATGGCCCAATTGTATCTTCAACCATTACTGGCTCGGAATATCGATACTTTAGTCTATGGTTGTACCCATTATCGTCATCTGGAAACGGTGATTAAAGGAATTGTTCCCCCCACAGTCAATCTAATCGATCCGGCCCGTTATGTGGTGCAAGCGGCGGAAAAAGAGTTAAAATTAATGGCACTCGGACAAACTCGGCCAGCTTTACCCACTCGCTTCGCTGTCAGTGGTTGCCCCCAAACCTTTTCCCAACTCTCTCAACAATGGTTAGGATATCATCCCACGGTTGAATCCGTGTCTTTGCCGACGATGGTGACGGCGGCGGTCACTTGGGAAGAAGTGGAAATGCTAGAATGA
- a CDS encoding N-acetylmuramoyl-L-alanine amidase yields the protein MRFHWLLISILSTLLFALPAQAGKLLFWRFETNQNRLTFTTDSRVQPRAQLIANPTRIVLDLPGITLGRPSVDQSIGGAIRSVRAGQFDSQTARLVIELAPGYTVDPTQVKVRGLSPTQWTVELPTPQRIGSSTPTPRTPPPSLPSPNNPGPLRPLGPTPPSSRQSNDFQVTRNGLFVRLDSMGENKDIQAERSEDQQTIALTLPGAVLPKSLVDQTLPVNEYGVSDLKFEQIQTSPPAVRLTLRVAKDSPGWQAYYSRLGGLVLLPRGGLSQVEGLKPPAPSPELTVKPTQNQNPTISAIQLTNNNGQLVIQADGPIQGTGNLDRRTGVYEIRIPQAQLAEPLQGPQLGRNSPIYKLQVRQADAETVVIMVQPSLGIRFGGLSQTSQQTLSLEVRSLQAVTPPGNPSTIPVPLPSNPSFPPPDSFPTNPPTGTPRGRVLVVIDPGHGGKDPGAVGLGGLQEKDVILPISLDVTQMLKQQGIEVMLTRNADYFVSLQGRTDMANRARADIFVSIHANAVGGGRSNINGLEVFYAGNRELADAIHRSIMRSINVRDRGVKQARFYVLRNSRMPSSLVEVGFVTGAEDNPRLRDPAYRRQMASAIAQGILDYIQQKRL from the coding sequence GTGAGATTTCACTGGCTACTAATCAGTATCCTCAGCACACTATTATTTGCCCTTCCTGCCCAGGCGGGTAAACTTTTATTTTGGCGGTTTGAAACCAATCAAAATCGCCTAACTTTTACCACAGACTCACGGGTTCAACCTCGGGCCCAACTGATTGCCAATCCGACTCGGATTGTTCTAGACTTACCAGGGATTACCCTGGGAAGGCCCAGCGTCGATCAATCGATTGGTGGGGCCATTAGAAGTGTTCGCGCCGGTCAATTTGACTCCCAAACAGCCCGTTTGGTGATTGAATTAGCCCCTGGATACACGGTTGATCCCACACAAGTTAAAGTGCGGGGCCTTTCCCCGACGCAATGGACAGTAGAATTGCCGACTCCCCAACGAATCGGTAGTTCTACCCCAACCCCTAGGACTCCTCCTCCATCTCTACCCTCTCCCAATAACCCAGGGCCCTTACGCCCCCTTGGCCCAACTCCCCCATCAAGTAGGCAATCTAATGACTTTCAAGTCACCCGTAATGGCTTATTTGTTCGCTTAGATAGCATGGGGGAAAATAAGGATATTCAAGCGGAACGGAGTGAGGATCAACAAACCATTGCCTTAACCTTGCCTGGGGCGGTTTTGCCCAAATCCTTAGTGGATCAAACCCTGCCTGTTAATGAATATGGGGTGAGTGATCTCAAATTTGAACAAATCCAAACCTCCCCCCCTGCAGTCCGTTTAACCTTGCGGGTGGCAAAAGATAGTCCAGGTTGGCAAGCTTATTATTCCCGTTTAGGCGGGTTGGTTTTATTGCCCAGAGGCGGCTTATCCCAAGTTGAAGGCTTAAAACCCCCCGCCCCTTCTCCTGAACTCACCGTTAAGCCAACTCAAAACCAAAATCCTACCATATCGGCTATTCAATTAACCAATAACAATGGCCAATTAGTAATTCAGGCTGATGGCCCCATTCAAGGAACGGGAAACTTAGATCGGCGGACAGGAGTCTATGAAATCCGTATTCCTCAAGCCCAACTGGCTGAACCCCTTCAAGGGCCACAATTGGGGAGAAATAGCCCTATCTATAAACTCCAGGTTCGTCAAGCGGATGCGGAAACGGTGGTGATTATGGTTCAGCCTTCTTTGGGCATTCGCTTTGGGGGGTTAAGTCAAACGAGTCAACAAACCTTATCCTTAGAGGTGCGTTCTCTACAGGCTGTTACCCCCCCTGGAAATCCTAGTACCATCCCCGTTCCTCTCCCTTCTAACCCCTCTTTTCCGCCTCCAGATTCTTTTCCCACTAACCCCCCGACGGGGACTCCTAGGGGGCGGGTTTTGGTGGTCATTGATCCGGGCCACGGGGGAAAAGACCCAGGGGCGGTTGGTTTGGGGGGGTTACAGGAAAAAGATGTCATTTTGCCGATTTCCCTTGATGTGACTCAAATGCTGAAACAGCAAGGGATTGAGGTAATGTTGACTCGCAATGCGGATTATTTTGTTAGCCTTCAGGGACGCACTGATATGGCGAACCGGGCCCGAGCGGATATTTTTGTTAGTATTCATGCTAATGCGGTGGGAGGAGGCCGCAGCAATATCAATGGGTTAGAGGTTTTTTATGCAGGGAATCGAGAATTAGCGGATGCCATTCATCGTAGTATCATGCGTAGTATCAATGTCCGCGATCGCGGGGTTAAACAAGCTCGGTTTTATGTGTTAAGAAATTCTCGGATGCCTTCTTCTTTAGTTGAGGTAGGATTTGTTACAGGGGCTGAAGATAATCCCCGTTTGCGAGATCCGGCCTATCGTCGTCAGATGGCTAGTGCGATCGCTCAAGGAATTTTAGATTATATTCAGCAAAAAAGGCTCTAA
- a CDS encoding cation:proton antiporter — translation MSILTATLSMTHLYSYFPLLATATEGETADSALVLASVLLSLVVIYFASKLGGEICFRINLPPVLGELVGGVIVGVSVLGLLVFPEGDFHANNSLLMQFLQLGTDTTPEGLEAVFAAQGEVISVLSELGVIILLFEIGLESDLKELIRVGPQAAVVAVVGVVTPFTLGTLGLVYLFHLSIVPSIFAGAALTATSIGITAKVLAEIGRLSSSEGQIIIGAAVLDDILGIIVLAVVASLVKTGEIQIFNIVYLMISAAAFLIGAILMGRLLRPFYVKLVDEMKTRGQLLLVSLCFAFVLSYIAQIIQLEAILGAFAAGLVLAETEKRKELEEQIIPIADIFVPIFFVCVGAKTDLSVLNPAIPSNREGLIVAAFLVIVAIIGKVVTGFTVFGKPELNKLAIGVGMIPRGEVGLVFAGVGSASGALSPSTDAAIIIMVILTTFIAPPWLRIVFKEPTPKTQEQEST, via the coding sequence ATGAGTATATTAACTGCAACCTTGTCTATGACACATTTGTATTCATATTTCCCCCTACTGGCAACAGCCACAGAAGGAGAAACGGCTGACAGTGCCTTGGTGCTGGCCAGCGTTCTCCTAAGTTTAGTCGTGATTTACTTTGCCAGTAAACTAGGGGGTGAAATTTGCTTTCGCATCAATCTTCCTCCCGTATTAGGGGAATTGGTGGGCGGTGTCATCGTTGGGGTATCCGTTTTAGGATTATTAGTCTTTCCTGAAGGGGATTTTCACGCCAATAACTCCCTCTTAATGCAATTTCTACAACTCGGCACAGATACCACCCCAGAAGGCTTAGAAGCGGTATTTGCCGCCCAAGGGGAAGTAATTTCTGTCCTTTCCGAATTAGGGGTTATCATTCTCCTCTTTGAAATTGGGCTAGAATCTGACTTGAAAGAACTAATTCGGGTGGGGCCCCAGGCCGCTGTTGTCGCCGTGGTTGGGGTAGTGACACCCTTTACCTTGGGAACCCTTGGTTTAGTTTATCTATTCCATCTGTCCATTGTTCCCTCCATCTTTGCCGGGGCCGCCTTAACCGCCACCAGTATTGGTATTACTGCCAAAGTGTTAGCAGAAATTGGTCGTCTCAGTTCTTCAGAAGGTCAGATTATTATTGGGGCTGCTGTCTTAGATGATATTTTAGGGATTATTGTTCTGGCCGTGGTGGCCAGTTTAGTGAAAACCGGAGAAATTCAAATTTTCAATATCGTTTACCTGATGATTAGTGCGGCAGCTTTTCTCATTGGTGCAATTTTAATGGGCCGGCTTCTCCGTCCCTTTTACGTCAAATTAGTAGATGAAATGAAGACCAGGGGACAGTTATTATTAGTTTCCCTCTGTTTCGCCTTTGTCCTCTCCTACATTGCCCAAATCATTCAATTAGAAGCCATTCTGGGAGCGTTTGCCGCAGGATTGGTATTAGCAGAAACGGAAAAACGCAAAGAACTCGAAGAACAAATCATCCCGATTGCGGATATTTTCGTTCCCATTTTCTTTGTGTGTGTGGGAGCAAAAACCGACTTAAGCGTCTTAAATCCTGCCATTCCCAGTAACCGAGAGGGCTTAATTGTTGCCGCCTTTTTAGTTATTGTGGCAATTATTGGTAAGGTAGTTACTGGATTCACCGTCTTCGGGAAACCCGAACTCAATAAACTCGCCATTGGGGTAGGGATGATTCCACGGGGAGAAGTGGGGTTAGTCTTTGCCGGAGTCGGTTCAGCCAGTGGGGCCCTTTCCCCATCCACCGATGCCGCTATTATTATCATGGTAATCCTGACAACCTTTATCGCCCCCCCTTGGTTGCGTATTGTTTTTAAAGAACCCACGCCCAAAACTCAAGAACAAGAATCGACCTAA
- a CDS encoding amino acid ABC transporter ATP-binding protein produces MTQSLSDPSSLSPAENAMIIAEDVEKWYDNNFHVLRGVSLRVHQREVVVIMGPSGSGKSTFIRTFNALEPYQKGNIIIDGIKLTHDLKNIDTIRREVGMVFQQFNLFPHLTVLNNVTLAPIWVRHWKKEKAEALAMQLLEKVGILEQASKYPGQLSGGQQQRVAIARALAMQPKIMLFDEPTSALDPEMIKEVLDTMRSLADSGMTMVCVTHEVGFAREVADRVVFMDGGKIIEIASPEDFFNHPQEERTQQFLSQIL; encoded by the coding sequence ATGACCCAATCTTTAAGTGATCCTTCTTCCCTATCTCCCGCAGAAAATGCCATGATTATTGCGGAGGATGTTGAGAAGTGGTATGACAATAACTTTCATGTTTTGCGGGGGGTGAGTCTCAGGGTTCATCAGAGGGAAGTCGTGGTTATTATGGGGCCATCTGGTTCAGGTAAATCTACCTTTATTCGCACCTTTAACGCCCTTGAACCTTATCAAAAAGGCAATATCATCATTGATGGAATTAAGCTTACCCATGACCTCAAAAACATTGACACCATTCGTCGAGAAGTGGGAATGGTTTTTCAACAATTTAATTTATTTCCCCATTTAACAGTATTAAATAATGTTACTTTAGCTCCCATTTGGGTACGTCATTGGAAAAAAGAAAAAGCAGAAGCATTAGCCATGCAATTATTAGAAAAAGTGGGAATTTTGGAACAGGCTTCTAAATATCCAGGTCAATTATCAGGAGGACAACAGCAACGAGTAGCGATCGCCCGTGCATTAGCCATGCAACCCAAAATTATGTTATTTGATGAACCGACATCGGCCCTTGATCCTGAGATGATTAAAGAGGTATTAGATACGATGAGAAGTTTAGCTGATTCTGGGATGACGATGGTTTGTGTGACTCATGAAGTGGGGTTTGCGCGGGAAGTTGCGGATCGGGTGGTATTTATGGACGGGGGTAAAATCATTGAAATTGCCTCACCGGAAGACTTTTTTAATCATCCTCAAGAAGAAAGAACTCAGCAATTTTTATCTCAAATTTTGTAA
- a CDS encoding LL-diaminopimelate aminotransferase — protein MHFAQRLQALQSNVFADMDRAKSQAVLRGKTIIDLSLGSSDLPSAPEAIAAIETALHDPTTHGYLLHRGTLEFREAVAQWYTQRFKIAIDPQTEVLPLIGSQEGTAHLPLALLDPGDFALLLDPGYPSHAGGVYLAGGQIYPMPLLAENDFLPIFTDIPRNILTQARLMVLSYPHNPTTATASLSFFQEAVAFCQENGLVLVHDFPYVDLVFEGNTSPPSILQADQAKSISLELFTFSKSYNMGGFRIGFAIGNAELIKALKQVKAVVDFNQYRGILNGAIAALNSADDTVKKTVATFQKRRDAFINALDNIGWPVTPPQATMYVWAKLPDPWATKSIEFCTELVAATGVAVSPGAGFGKQGEGYVRFALVHEPDILELAVNKIALFLKDTTAKY, from the coding sequence ATGCACTTTGCCCAACGTCTCCAAGCTTTACAATCTAACGTTTTTGCCGATATGGATCGGGCCAAGTCTCAAGCGGTCCTAAGGGGAAAGACTATTATTGATTTATCTCTGGGATCATCAGATTTACCCTCTGCACCGGAGGCGATCGCCGCCATTGAAACTGCTTTACATGATCCCACCACTCACGGCTATCTGCTTCATCGCGGAACTTTAGAATTTCGGGAGGCAGTGGCTCAATGGTATACCCAACGCTTTAAAATTGCGATCGATCCCCAAACTGAAGTTTTACCCCTCATTGGTTCCCAAGAAGGGACAGCACACCTACCTTTAGCATTACTCGATCCTGGAGATTTTGCCCTATTGCTCGATCCTGGTTATCCTTCTCATGCGGGTGGAGTTTATCTCGCAGGTGGACAAATTTATCCGATGCCGTTGTTAGCTGAAAATGATTTTTTACCGATCTTTACAGATATTCCGAGAAACATTTTAACTCAAGCAAGGTTAATGGTCTTAAGTTATCCCCATAACCCAACAACAGCGACGGCTTCTTTGTCATTTTTTCAGGAAGCAGTGGCATTTTGTCAAGAAAATGGCCTAGTTTTAGTGCATGATTTTCCCTATGTTGATTTGGTTTTTGAGGGAAACACATCACCTCCTTCTATTCTGCAAGCAGATCAAGCAAAATCTATTTCTCTTGAATTATTTACTTTTTCTAAATCCTATAATATGGGGGGTTTTCGGATCGGTTTTGCCATTGGTAATGCTGAACTTATTAAAGCCTTAAAACAGGTGAAAGCAGTCGTCGATTTTAATCAATATCGAGGCATTTTAAACGGTGCGATCGCTGCTTTAAACTCTGCTGATGATACGGTTAAAAAAACTGTCGCTACCTTTCAAAAACGACGAGATGCGTTTATTAATGCTCTGGATAACATTGGTTGGCCGGTGACACCCCCTCAAGCAACTATGTATGTTTGGGCAAAATTACCTGATCCTTGGGCAACCAAATCTATAGAATTTTGTACTGAGTTAGTGGCAGCGACAGGGGTTGCTGTTTCTCCTGGGGCGGGGTTTGGTAAACAGGGAGAAGGTTATGTAAGATTTGCTCTTGTTCATGAACCTGATATTTTAGAATTAGCCGTTAATAAAATAGCCCTCTTTCTTAAGGATACTACTGCCAAATACTAA
- a CDS encoding thioredoxin family protein, whose product MSSVLEITDPKFETEVFGADQPVLVYFWAAWCGPCRLVSPSISAIANTYGDRLKVVKLEVDSNPDARSKCKVEGVPALRLYKDKELLLSHEGAIGKQQLETMLSDHLN is encoded by the coding sequence ATGAGTAGTGTTCTCGAAATTACCGATCCCAAATTTGAAACCGAAGTATTCGGTGCAGATCAGCCTGTGTTAGTCTATTTTTGGGCAGCTTGGTGTGGCCCCTGTCGTTTGGTATCCCCTTCTATTAGTGCCATTGCTAATACCTATGGCGATCGCCTCAAGGTGGTCAAATTAGAAGTTGATTCTAACCCAGATGCTCGCTCCAAATGCAAAGTTGAAGGGGTTCCTGCTCTGAGACTGTATAAAGATAAGGAGCTTCTCCTCTCCCATGAGGGGGCGATCGGCAAACAACAACTCGAAACGATGCTCTCTGACCATCTTAATTAA
- a CDS encoding PspA/IM30 family protein, whose product MGLFDRLSRVVRANLNDLVSKAEDPEKVLEQTIIDMGEDLIQLKQAVARTMAERNRSEQRYKQDLTEANKWEQRAKLALSKGEESLAREALVRKKSHGDVAATLKAQLEQQNAQVETLRRNLVALESKISEAKTKKNMLIARAKAAKANEALQGALGGINTSGSMAAFERMEDKVLEMEARSEAAGELTSSSLDNQFLELEAGSGVDDELAMLKAQITGSAQPQGALPEASSNEPSSPKDKVVDAELEDLRRQLDNL is encoded by the coding sequence ATGGGATTATTTGATCGCCTAAGCCGAGTTGTCCGAGCCAACCTCAACGATCTTGTTAGTAAAGCAGAAGATCCAGAAAAAGTTTTAGAGCAAACCATTATTGACATGGGAGAGGACTTGATTCAACTGAAGCAAGCAGTCGCCCGCACGATGGCCGAGCGCAACCGCTCGGAACAACGCTATAAACAAGATCTCACCGAAGCCAATAAATGGGAACAACGGGCTAAACTTGCCCTCTCAAAAGGAGAAGAAAGCTTAGCCAGAGAAGCGTTAGTGCGGAAAAAATCCCATGGTGATGTCGCCGCTACTCTCAAAGCGCAATTAGAACAACAAAATGCTCAAGTAGAAACCCTGCGCCGTAATTTAGTGGCCTTAGAAAGCAAAATTTCTGAAGCCAAAACCAAGAAAAATATGCTTATTGCCAGAGCTAAAGCAGCAAAAGCTAACGAAGCTCTACAAGGTGCTTTAGGAGGCATCAATACCAGTGGTTCTATGGCAGCCTTTGAGCGCATGGAAGACAAAGTGTTAGAGATGGAAGCTCGCTCTGAAGCAGCTGGGGAATTAACAAGCTCAAGTCTAGATAACCAATTCCTCGAACTCGAAGCAGGTAGTGGCGTTGATGATGAATTAGCCATGCTCAAAGCACAAATTACAGGCTCTGCTCAACCCCAAGGGGCCTTGCCCGAAGCCTCTAGTAACGAGCCATCTTCCCCCAAAGATAAGGTGGTTGATGCTGAATTAGAAGACTTACGTCGTCAGTTAGATAACTTATAA